The following coding sequences are from one Pseudomonas oryzae window:
- a CDS encoding aminomethyltransferase family protein → MANSWRISVLAERHRALGSKLEDWNGMGTAWTYEATSLADAHEAIRTRAGLMDVSGLKKVHYVGPHAESLLEYATSRDISKLYPGKSVYATMLNEAGKFVDDCVIYRTGPNAFMVVHGAGGGYEMLLRSAQGRQVAVLFDDDMHDLSLQGPLAVDFLAEHVPGIRELAYFHHLQTKLFGCPVMISRTGYTGERGYEIFCKAADAPLIWDTILELGKPMGIIPCAFTALDWLRVESYLLFFPYDNSEMYPFADQGAGDTLWELGLDFTVSPTKGEFRGGLEHARLKGKERFKIFGVLLDGEQAATGGDTLWADGKQVGVITCGMYSRLTGKSMAIARMEVPYAEQGCPLEVRGSLAVAAIAHTLPFDDPQKLKRTAKG, encoded by the coding sequence ATGGCCAATTCCTGGCGCATTTCCGTCCTGGCCGAACGTCATCGTGCCCTGGGCTCCAAGCTGGAAGACTGGAACGGCATGGGCACCGCCTGGACCTACGAGGCCACCAGCCTGGCCGACGCCCACGAGGCGATCCGCACCCGCGCCGGCCTGATGGACGTGTCCGGCCTGAAGAAGGTGCATTACGTCGGCCCGCACGCCGAGTCGCTGCTCGAATACGCCACCAGCCGCGACATCTCTAAGCTGTATCCCGGCAAGTCGGTGTACGCGACCATGCTCAACGAGGCGGGCAAGTTCGTCGACGACTGCGTGATCTACCGCACCGGGCCCAACGCCTTCATGGTGGTGCACGGTGCCGGCGGCGGCTACGAGATGCTGCTCCGCTCGGCGCAGGGCCGTCAGGTCGCCGTGCTGTTCGACGACGACATGCACGACCTGTCGCTGCAGGGCCCGCTGGCGGTGGACTTCCTCGCCGAGCACGTGCCCGGCATCCGCGAGCTGGCGTACTTCCACCATCTGCAGACCAAGCTGTTCGGCTGCCCGGTGATGATCTCGCGCACCGGCTACACCGGCGAGCGCGGCTACGAGATCTTCTGCAAGGCCGCCGACGCGCCGCTGATCTGGGACACCATCCTCGAGCTGGGCAAGCCCATGGGCATCATCCCCTGCGCCTTCACCGCGCTGGACTGGTTGCGGGTGGAGAGCTACCTGCTGTTCTTCCCCTACGACAACTCGGAGATGTACCCCTTCGCCGACCAGGGCGCCGGCGACACCCTGTGGGAGCTGGGCCTGGACTTCACCGTGTCGCCGACCAAGGGCGAGTTCCGCGGCGGCCTGGAGCACGCGCGGCTCAAGGGCAAGGAGCGCTTCAAGATCTTCGGCGTGCTGCTCGACGGCGAGCAGGCGGCGACGGGTGGCGACACCCTGTGGGCCGACGGCAAGCAGGTCGGGGTGATCACCTGCGGCATGTACTCGCGGCTGACCGGCAAGTCGATGGCCATCGCGCGGATGGAGGTGCCCTACGCCGAACAGGGCTGTCCGCTGGAGGTGCGCGGCAGCCTCGCGGTCGCCGCCATCGCCCACACGCTGCCGTTCGACGATCCGCAGAAGCTCAAGCGCACGGCCAAGGGCTGA
- a CDS encoding heme-dependent oxidative N-demethylase family protein: MPVTLKPLESYRDDFSFANSPAAIARFPFPFPDDHYLYSVNIEPATAGAPGSVFEHCFDIDEHYRSETAERARVLARDPQRFVVMPHMHDACWDALEMLMTHLAADYPEHFRLTRKGNQWTWENFALDICQRFTFGDADSLPYEPLEYIGRQVQGDFALLDQRDGDLYMDAGIVTGPADWSLAFDAGMSFKQWHAPVPMAHQLGVFDRALKYLLNIQVDRPVRRLNWTMTINPRLDTSSETFHEWGHERGLVTADNVGQLVHLRVELQHMARLPRSNALLFSIRTYLISLDELATNPAWACRLHRVLRGLPDAIADYKGLTRYRQTVVDWLSRFDPEAEAAA, encoded by the coding sequence ATGCCCGTCACTCTCAAACCGCTGGAAAGCTACCGGGACGATTTCAGCTTCGCCAACAGCCCGGCGGCGATCGCCCGCTTCCCTTTCCCGTTCCCCGACGACCATTACCTGTACTCGGTGAACATCGAGCCGGCCACCGCCGGTGCGCCGGGCTCGGTGTTCGAGCACTGCTTCGACATCGACGAGCACTACCGCTCGGAGACCGCCGAGCGTGCCCGCGTGCTGGCCCGCGACCCGCAGCGTTTCGTGGTCATGCCGCACATGCACGACGCCTGCTGGGACGCGCTGGAAATGCTGATGACCCACCTGGCCGCCGACTATCCCGAGCACTTCCGCCTGACCCGCAAGGGCAACCAGTGGACCTGGGAGAACTTCGCCCTCGACATCTGCCAGCGTTTCACCTTCGGCGACGCCGACAGCCTGCCCTACGAGCCGCTGGAGTACATCGGCCGCCAGGTGCAGGGCGATTTCGCCCTGCTCGACCAGCGCGACGGCGACCTGTACATGGACGCCGGCATCGTCACCGGCCCGGCCGACTGGTCGCTGGCCTTCGACGCCGGCATGAGCTTCAAGCAGTGGCACGCGCCGGTGCCGATGGCCCACCAGCTGGGCGTGTTCGACCGCGCGCTGAAGTACCTGCTGAACATCCAGGTCGATCGCCCGGTGCGCCGGCTGAACTGGACCATGACCATCAACCCGCGCCTGGATACCTCCTCGGAGACCTTCCACGAGTGGGGCCACGAGCGCGGCCTGGTGACGGCGGACAACGTCGGCCAGCTGGTGCACCTGCGCGTCGAGCTGCAGCACATGGCGCGCCTGCCGCGCAGCAATGCGCTGCTGTTCAGCATCCGCACCTACCTGATCAGCCTCGACGAGCTGGCGACCAACCCGGCCTGGGCCTGCCGCCTGCACCGCGTGCTGCGCGGTCTGCCCGATGCCATCGCCGACTACAAGGGGCTGACCCGCTACCGGCAGACGGTGGTCGACTGGCTGAGCCGCTTCGACCCCGAAGCCGAGGCCGCCGCGTAG
- a CDS encoding PDR/VanB family oxidoreductase, translated as MNGLLDVRVAAVRQLTPLVREFTFEAEGGALPGFSAGSHVVVHMPAAGRTLRNAYSLLGDPADAQRYRIAVRLQEDSRGGSRFMHEQVAAGDRLQLSPPANLFGLNSQAHHHLLIAGGIGITPFLAQIAELERRGASFELHYACRGGLTDAYRDELATRLGARFHAYDASAGERLELTALLRHQPLATHAYVCGPQRLIDGVREAAQGLRWPQGRVHWEAFAGAAPGAGAPAEPFVADLAGSGRRLEVAADLSLLEALEQAGVAVPSLCRGGVCGQCATRYLRGAVEHRDSFLAEAERADQLMPCVSRGCAGSTLVLDL; from the coding sequence ATGAACGGACTGCTCGACGTGCGGGTGGCGGCGGTGCGCCAGCTGACCCCACTGGTGCGCGAATTCACCTTCGAGGCCGAGGGCGGCGCGCTGCCCGGCTTCTCCGCCGGCAGCCATGTGGTGGTGCACATGCCGGCGGCGGGGCGCACCCTGCGCAACGCCTATTCGCTGCTCGGCGATCCGGCCGACGCGCAGCGCTACCGCATCGCCGTGCGCCTGCAGGAAGACTCGCGCGGCGGCTCGCGCTTCATGCACGAGCAGGTCGCCGCGGGCGACCGCCTGCAGCTGTCGCCGCCGGCCAACCTGTTCGGCCTGAACTCCCAGGCGCACCATCACCTGCTGATCGCCGGCGGTATCGGCATCACCCCGTTCCTGGCCCAGATCGCCGAGCTGGAGCGCCGCGGCGCCAGCTTCGAGCTGCACTACGCCTGTCGCGGCGGTCTCACCGACGCCTACCGCGACGAGCTGGCCACCCGCCTCGGCGCGCGCTTCCACGCCTACGACGCCAGTGCCGGCGAGCGCCTCGAGCTCACCGCGCTGCTGCGCCACCAGCCGCTGGCGACCCACGCCTACGTGTGCGGCCCGCAGCGGCTGATCGACGGCGTGCGTGAGGCGGCGCAGGGCCTGCGCTGGCCGCAGGGCCGGGTGCACTGGGAGGCCTTCGCTGGCGCGGCGCCGGGCGCCGGTGCGCCGGCCGAGCCCTTCGTCGCCGACCTGGCCGGCAGCGGCCGGCGCCTCGAGGTGGCGGCCGACCTCAGTCTGCTCGAGGCGCTCGAGCAGGCCGGCGTGGCGGTGCCCAGCCTGTGCCGCGGTGGCGTCTGCGGCCAGTGCGCGACGCGCTACCTGCGCGGCGCGGTGGAGCACCGCGACAGCTTCCTTGCCGAGGCCGAACGCGCCGACCAGCTGATGCCCTGCGTGTCGCGCGGCTGCGCCGGCAGCACCCTGGTCCTCGACCTCTAG
- a CDS encoding dimethylamine monooxygenase subunit DmmA family protein: MSGEVTGAMPSTPVYAPEISILASGRRLLVLQDAGLAEAAQLYGQLGADGQPVELVALRGEAPWADGQRGCGSTDLLEVRVLTLLSTAPVGSRVYVCGDEAFAWRIYRLARNSGLLAEEIELIKTGSRRELYCVHCATLQTIGSEQEVACRHCGVQLLVREHFSRRLGAYMGVCLNPDQPYAEDKA; encoded by the coding sequence ATGAGTGGCGAAGTGACGGGCGCGATGCCCAGTACGCCGGTGTATGCACCGGAGATTTCCATCCTGGCCAGCGGGCGACGCCTGCTGGTGCTCCAGGATGCCGGACTGGCGGAGGCTGCCCAGCTGTACGGGCAGCTGGGCGCCGATGGCCAGCCGGTGGAGCTGGTCGCCCTGCGCGGCGAGGCGCCCTGGGCCGACGGCCAGCGCGGCTGCGGCAGTACCGATCTGCTCGAGGTGCGTGTGCTCACCCTGCTGTCCACCGCGCCGGTGGGCAGCCGGGTGTACGTGTGCGGCGACGAGGCCTTCGCCTGGCGCATCTATCGGCTGGCGCGCAACAGCGGCCTGCTCGCCGAGGAGATCGAGCTGATCAAGACCGGCAGCCGGCGCGAACTGTACTGCGTGCACTGCGCCACCCTGCAGACCATCGGCAGCGAGCAGGAAGTCGCCTGCCGCCACTGTGGCGTGCAGCTCCTGGTACGCGAGCACTTCTCGCGTCGCCTGGGCGCCTACATGGGCGTCTGCCTGAACCCGGACCAGCCTTACGCGGAGGACAAGGCATGA
- the hisN gene encoding histidinol-phosphatase — MSLSAEQLAEYQAFAEQLADAAAAAIQPYFRAPLAVEDKGGRLYDPVTAADKAAERAMRELIRARYPEHGILGEEEEATAGSSALTWVLDPIDGTRAFITGLPLWGTLIALNDGQRPLLGVMNQPFTGERYVGTPAGAWRNGDALQTRACASLASARLMCTTPDMFDTPARRQAFDAVAAQAQLLRFGGDCYAYCMLASGFVDAIVEASLQPYDIQALMPIVEGAGGVVTAWDGGSAQNGGAVIACGDPQLHAQLIELLRHAA, encoded by the coding sequence ATGTCCCTGAGCGCAGAGCAACTCGCCGAGTACCAGGCCTTCGCCGAGCAACTGGCCGACGCCGCGGCCGCCGCCATCCAGCCCTACTTCCGCGCCCCGCTGGCGGTGGAGGACAAGGGCGGCCGGCTTTACGATCCGGTCACCGCGGCCGACAAGGCCGCCGAGCGGGCCATGCGCGAGCTGATCCGCGCGCGCTACCCCGAGCACGGCATCCTCGGCGAGGAGGAGGAAGCCACCGCCGGCAGCAGCGCGCTGACCTGGGTGCTCGACCCCATCGACGGCACCCGCGCCTTCATCACCGGCCTGCCGCTGTGGGGCACGCTGATCGCCCTCAACGACGGCCAGCGGCCGCTGCTCGGGGTGATGAACCAGCCGTTCACCGGCGAGCGCTACGTCGGCACCCCGGCCGGCGCCTGGCGCAACGGCGACGCGCTGCAGACCCGCGCCTGCGCCAGCCTCGCCAGCGCCCGGCTGATGTGCACCACCCCGGACATGTTCGACACCCCGGCGCGGCGCCAGGCCTTCGACGCGGTGGCCGCCCAGGCCCAGCTGCTGCGCTTCGGCGGCGACTGCTACGCCTACTGCATGCTCGCCTCGGGCTTCGTCGACGCCATCGTCGAGGCCAGCCTGCAGCCCTACGACATCCAGGCGCTGATGCCCATCGTCGAGGGCGCCGGCGGCGTGGTGACCGCGTGGGACGGCGGCTCGGCGCAGAACGGCGGTGCGGTGATCGCCTGCGGCGACCCGCAACTGCACGCCCAACTGATCGAGCTGCTGCGCCACGCCGCCTGA
- a CDS encoding PIN domain-containing protein yields MKTNYVLVDYENVQVKSLDLLREEHFRVTVFLGPKNTRLPVELVLAMQQLGDRAEYVQLETPGSNALDFHIAYYLGALAKEDPAGFFHIISKDTGFDPLIKHLKAKKIFSSRSESIEEMPCFAQLESKPTPPTEAQATATKAPLQQASGSVDELIRVAVDDLIRRKASKPRTAKTLLNTIHAKCGKQRPLTEIEAVYQGLLKRGYVRVEGAKVTYALPGA; encoded by the coding sequence TTGAAGACGAACTACGTGCTGGTCGACTACGAGAATGTGCAGGTCAAGTCGCTCGACCTGCTGCGCGAGGAACACTTCCGCGTGACGGTGTTTCTGGGGCCGAAGAACACCCGCCTGCCGGTCGAGCTGGTGCTGGCCATGCAGCAACTGGGCGACCGCGCCGAATATGTCCAGCTGGAGACGCCGGGCAGCAACGCGCTCGATTTCCACATCGCCTATTACCTGGGAGCACTGGCCAAGGAAGATCCCGCCGGTTTCTTCCACATCATTTCCAAGGACACGGGGTTCGACCCGCTGATCAAGCACCTCAAGGCCAAGAAGATATTTTCCTCCCGTTCCGAGTCGATCGAGGAAATGCCCTGCTTCGCCCAGCTGGAAAGCAAACCGACACCGCCCACCGAGGCGCAAGCAACGGCGACAAAGGCCCCGCTGCAACAGGCCAGCGGCAGCGTGGACGAGTTGATCCGGGTGGCGGTCGACGACCTCATCCGGCGCAAGGCCTCCAAGCCGCGAACCGCCAAGACCCTGCTAAACACCATCCATGCCAAGTGCGGCAAGCAGCGCCCCCTCACCGAGATCGAGGCGGTCTACCAGGGGCTGCTGAAGCGCGGCTACGTGCGGGTGGAGGGCGCCAAGGTTACCTATGCGCTGCCCGGCGCATAG
- a CDS encoding metal-dependent hydrolase encodes MFIAHLPSGYILASLLLKRAGRHSVLPRTLMLAGILGAVAPDFDMLYFYLVDNRQTHHHRYFVHWPILWFGLALACLLWRRIAARSGWPIVALVFSLGGILHLLLDSFVGDIWWLAPFVDQPFALFSVPALFKPWWLNFILHWSFAVELAVWLWALLIHRRRASREPL; translated from the coding sequence ATGTTCATCGCCCACCTGCCGTCCGGCTACATCCTGGCCTCGCTGCTGCTGAAGCGCGCCGGGCGGCATTCCGTACTGCCCCGCACGCTCATGCTGGCCGGCATCCTCGGTGCCGTGGCGCCCGACTTCGACATGCTCTACTTCTATCTGGTCGACAATCGGCAGACCCACCACCACCGCTATTTCGTGCACTGGCCCATTCTCTGGTTCGGCCTGGCGCTGGCCTGCCTGCTCTGGCGGCGAATAGCCGCGAGATCCGGGTGGCCCATCGTCGCCCTGGTTTTCAGCCTGGGCGGCATCCTCCATCTGCTGCTGGACAGTTTCGTCGGCGATATCTGGTGGCTGGCGCCCTTCGTCGACCAGCCTTTCGCCCTGTTCAGCGTCCCGGCCCTGTTCAAGCCCTGGTGGCTGAACTTCATCCTGCACTGGTCCTTCGCGGTCGAACTGGCTGTCTGGCTGTGGGCGTTGCTCATCCATCGCCGGCGTGCCAGCCGGGAACCTTTATGA
- a CDS encoding 4Fe4S-binding leucine-rich repeat protein, translating into MFDDQGQDHTPLGDCLQCSFRRNLLLTGRCTPGDACVAVESGRQIDRFFRNNPQLAVQYLADPFWERRAIAVRYAPLEALPSLVRDSDEAVRRAVAYRLPREQLYLLMQDEDREVRITVADRLPVELLEQMAADRDYLVRAYVVQRIAPGRLFRFIRDDDRQVRKLVARRLPEISLGLMIDDPEPEIRRIVASRLHGEDVVQMLHDPDWTVRLAAVENAPLEALRTLDEQDPEVRAAIGERLG; encoded by the coding sequence ATGTTCGACGACCAGGGCCAGGACCACACCCCGCTCGGCGACTGCCTGCAATGCAGCTTCCGCCGCAACCTGCTGCTGACCGGGCGCTGCACGCCGGGCGATGCCTGCGTGGCGGTGGAGAGCGGCCGGCAGATCGACCGCTTCTTCCGCAACAACCCGCAGCTCGCCGTGCAGTACCTGGCCGACCCGTTCTGGGAGCGGCGCGCCATCGCCGTGCGCTACGCGCCGCTGGAGGCGTTGCCCTCCCTGGTGCGCGACAGCGACGAAGCGGTGCGCCGCGCGGTGGCCTATCGCCTGCCGCGCGAGCAGTTGTACCTGCTGATGCAGGACGAGGACCGCGAGGTGCGCATCACCGTGGCCGACCGCCTGCCGGTCGAGCTGCTCGAGCAGATGGCCGCCGACCGCGACTACCTGGTGCGCGCCTACGTGGTCCAGCGCATCGCCCCGGGCCGGCTGTTCCGCTTCATCCGCGACGACGACCGCCAGGTGCGCAAGCTGGTCGCCCGGCGCCTGCCGGAGATCAGCCTGGGGTTGATGATCGACGACCCCGAACCGGAAATCCGCCGCATCGTCGCCTCGCGCCTGCACGGCGAGGATGTGGTGCAAATGCTCCACGACCCCGACTGGACGGTACGCCTGGCGGCGGTGGAGAACGCGCCGCTGGAGGCGCTGCGCACGCTGGACGAGCAGGACCCGGAGGTGCGGGCGGCGATCGGGGAGCGGTTGGGGTAG
- a CDS encoding DUF6129 family protein, with protein MISQKLLDDVIRRAEEGVLDDALIASLRSAHPGVHFTWCMDDDIVVNARPLVERPRFNLYLVNSSAHCSVLTNDCAAASGVVLAEVIAD; from the coding sequence ATGATCAGCCAGAAACTACTCGACGACGTCATCCGTCGGGCCGAGGAGGGCGTGCTCGACGACGCCCTGATCGCCAGCCTGCGCAGCGCCCACCCCGGCGTGCACTTCACTTGGTGCATGGACGACGACATCGTGGTCAACGCCCGGCCGCTGGTCGAGCGACCGCGTTTCAACCTCTACCTGGTCAACTCCAGCGCCCACTGCTCGGTGCTCACCAACGACTGCGCAGCGGCCTCCGGCGTGGTGCTGGCCGAAGTCATTGCCGATTGA
- a CDS encoding dinitrogenase iron-molybdenum cofactor biosynthesis protein, giving the protein MSAPPVSRHAQLPGHLALRIALAARTLKGVDTAHLLRAVIAAVGEPITEARLRKLRASRLYARLQESVPPGGELPLIGERQLHSALGLLKGRGVSMPEDPLPVPQGYRDGEFEDSVRIACASDGGERMDGRFGGCARFLIYQISPHASRLIAIREPAPATEDDDRYALRAELIHDCQLLYTLSIGGPAAAKVIRAGVHPIKQPRALPARELVEELQRVLATLPPPWLAKVMGAEPVRRVRFTPDSGL; this is encoded by the coding sequence GTGAGCGCGCCTCCCGTTTCCAGGCATGCGCAGCTGCCGGGCCACCTGGCCCTGCGGATCGCCCTGGCGGCGCGCACGCTCAAGGGCGTCGACACCGCACACCTGCTGCGCGCGGTGATCGCCGCGGTCGGCGAACCCATCACCGAGGCCCGCCTGCGCAAGCTGCGCGCCTCGCGGCTGTACGCGCGCCTGCAGGAAAGCGTGCCGCCCGGCGGCGAGCTGCCGCTGATCGGCGAGCGCCAGCTGCACAGCGCCCTCGGCCTGCTCAAGGGCCGCGGGGTGAGCATGCCGGAGGATCCGCTGCCGGTGCCGCAGGGCTACCGCGACGGCGAGTTCGAGGACTCGGTGCGCATCGCCTGCGCCTCCGATGGCGGCGAGCGCATGGACGGCAGATTCGGCGGCTGTGCGCGCTTCCTCATCTACCAGATCTCCCCGCACGCCAGCCGGCTGATCGCCATCCGCGAACCCGCCCCGGCGACCGAGGACGACGACCGTTATGCCCTGCGCGCCGAACTCATTCACGATTGCCAGCTGCTCTACACCCTCAGCATCGGCGGCCCGGCCGCGGCCAAGGTGATCCGCGCCGGCGTGCACCCGATCAAGCAGCCCCGCGCGCTGCCGGCGCGCGAGCTCGTCGAGGAGCTGCAGCGGGTGCTGGCGACCCTGCCGCCGCCCTGGCTGGCCAAGGTCATGGGCGCCGAGCCGGTGCGGCGCGTGCGCTTCACCCCCGATAGCGGGCTTTGA
- the nifT gene encoding putative nitrogen fixation protein NifT, translated as MPSVMIRRNAEGQLAFYIAKKDQEEIVVALEHDSAELWGGEVTLGDGSSYYIEPIPQPKLPITVRARRAGEA; from the coding sequence ATGCCCAGCGTCATGATCCGCCGCAACGCCGAAGGCCAGCTGGCCTTCTACATCGCCAAGAAGGACCAGGAGGAGATCGTCGTCGCCCTCGAGCACGACAGCGCCGAACTGTGGGGCGGCGAGGTCACCCTCGGCGACGGCTCCAGCTACTACATCGAGCCGATCCCCCAGCCCAAGCTGCCGATCACCGTGCGCGCCAGGCGAGCCGGCGAGGCCTGA
- the nifK gene encoding nitrogenase molybdenum-iron protein subunit beta, producing MSQQVDNIKPSYPLFREEEYTSMLARKRDAFEEKHPQDKIDEVFQWTTTQEYQELNFAREALTVNPAKACQPLGSVLCALGFEKTMPYVHGSQGCVAYFRTYFNRHFREPVSCVSDSMTEDAAVFGGQQNMKDGLQNCMATYKPDMIAVSTTCMAEVIGDDLNAFINNSKKEGFIPEEYPVPFAHTPSFVGSHVTGWDNMFEGIARYFTLNHMEDKVVGSNHKVNVVPGFETYLGNFRVIKRMLKEMDVGYSFLSDPEEVLDTPADGQFRMYAGGTTQAEIKDAPNALTTLLLQPWHLEKTKKFVENTWKHDVPKLNIPMGLDWTDEFLMKISEVTGQPIPESLAKERGRLVDMITDSHTWLHGKRFALWGDPDFVMGMVKFLLELGCEPVHILCHNGNKRWKKAVEAILEASPYGKNCTVYIGKDLWHLRSLVFTDKPDFMIGNSYGKFIQRDTLHKGKEFEVPLIRIGFPIFDRHHLHRSTTMGYEGAMQMLTTIVNSILERLDEETRGMQTTDYNYDLVR from the coding sequence ATGAGCCAGCAAGTCGACAACATCAAACCCAGCTATCCGCTGTTCCGCGAGGAAGAGTACACCTCGATGCTTGCCAGGAAGCGCGATGCCTTCGAAGAGAAGCATCCGCAGGACAAGATCGACGAAGTCTTCCAGTGGACCACCACCCAGGAATACCAGGAGCTGAACTTCGCCCGCGAAGCCCTGACCGTCAACCCGGCCAAGGCCTGTCAGCCGCTCGGCTCGGTGCTGTGCGCCCTGGGCTTCGAGAAGACCATGCCCTACGTGCACGGCTCGCAGGGCTGCGTGGCCTATTTCCGCACCTACTTCAACCGCCACTTCCGCGAGCCGGTGTCCTGCGTGTCCGACTCGATGACCGAAGACGCCGCGGTGTTCGGCGGTCAGCAGAACATGAAGGACGGCCTGCAGAACTGCATGGCCACCTACAAGCCGGACATGATCGCCGTGTCCACCACCTGCATGGCCGAGGTCATCGGCGACGACCTCAACGCCTTCATCAACAACTCGAAGAAGGAAGGGTTCATCCCGGAGGAGTATCCGGTGCCCTTCGCGCATACCCCGAGCTTCGTCGGCAGCCACGTCACCGGCTGGGACAACATGTTCGAGGGCATCGCCCGCTACTTCACCCTGAACCACATGGAAGACAAGGTGGTCGGCAGCAACCACAAGGTCAACGTGGTGCCGGGCTTCGAGACCTACCTGGGCAACTTCCGCGTGATCAAGCGCATGCTCAAGGAAATGGACGTCGGCTACAGCTTCCTCTCCGATCCGGAGGAAGTGCTGGATACCCCGGCCGACGGTCAGTTCCGCATGTACGCCGGCGGCACCACCCAGGCCGAGATCAAGGACGCGCCGAACGCCCTCACCACCCTGCTGCTGCAGCCGTGGCACCTGGAAAAGACCAAGAAGTTCGTCGAGAACACCTGGAAGCACGACGTACCCAAGCTGAACATCCCGATGGGCCTGGACTGGACCGACGAATTCCTGATGAAGATCAGCGAAGTCACCGGCCAGCCGATCCCGGAAAGCCTGGCCAAGGAGCGCGGTCGCCTGGTCGACATGATCACCGACTCGCACACCTGGCTGCACGGCAAGCGCTTCGCCCTGTGGGGTGACCCGGACTTCGTCATGGGCATGGTCAAGTTCCTGCTGGAGCTGGGTTGCGAGCCGGTACACATCCTCTGCCACAACGGCAACAAGCGCTGGAAGAAGGCCGTCGAGGCCATCCTCGAGGCTTCGCCGTACGGCAAGAACTGCACCGTGTACATCGGCAAGGACCTCTGGCACCTGCGCTCGCTGGTGTTCACCGACAAGCCGGACTTCATGATCGGCAACAGCTACGGCAAGTTCATCCAGCGCGACACCCTGCACAAGGGCAAGGAGTTCGAGGTGCCGCTGATCCGCATCGGCTTCCCGATCTTCGACCGTCACCACCTGCACCGCTCCACCACCATGGGCTACGAGGGCGCCATGCAGATGCTGACCACCATCGTCAACTCCATCCTGGAGCGCCTGGACGAGGAAACCCGCGGCATGCAGACCACCGACTACAACTACGACCTGGTGCGCTGA